DNA sequence from the Cupriavidus sp. WKF15 genome:
GTCGCGTAGGGCATCTCGCGCCCCGTCGTCAGCCGCGCCATTTCGTACATGAGCTGGTCCTTCAACGACAGGCTGCCCTTGTCACCATCGAATGCGACAAAGAGGCGCAGCGGTGAGTCTTCGCGCTGGCCTTGGCCGTTGTCCGCATTGCGGATGACGCCATTGGTCTTCCACGTCCAGCGCAGCATGCCCGCATCGCGATCGCGCAAAGGCACGTAGAGACCGGAGGCTGAACTGTCAGCCTGGGCGTGGACAACGACGCGCTGCTCCACTTCGGCCAGCGTATAACGAGTCGGGGTCTTGTTCCGGTTGATTGTCCATGGCTGCCAGCCTACCGGCAGCGGACTGCGCAGGGACGCAGAGGAAAAACGTGGAAGGTTTGCCAGGGGCGGCGGCGGTACGGCATCGCCATCGTCGCCGGCTTCGGCCTCGACGGCTTGCTGGTTGGCAGCGGCCATCGGATCGGACATCGGTGCATCGGCGGCGCTGTTCGCATCCGGCGCGACGCGCGCCGCGAAGACCTTGCAGTCGATGGCCGACACGGCCGCCATCGATGCGGGATCCGCGGGCGGACTGACTTGCGTCGATGCGCATCCCGCCAACGTCAGCGCGACCGCCACGCCAGTCAATACAAGCCGATACGTCCTGGCCGCCATCTGCCCCCCTGCTTCCGTAAATCCGCCCGTCCGGCTGCTTCGCAGCGGGCTTTGGTATTGCATACTGCTTGCCGCGTATTGCGCGCGGCAGACTGCTTCATCCCGGTCAGTCCGGGACTTGGATGGAAATTATCAGAAGCGGTGCACGCGCGGAATACTCCGGTACCCGAATCACCGGCAAACAACAGCCCGCAGGGATCTATGCATGGGTCCGCGCTGCGGTCTCCAGAAAGACAAAACCCCTCGCAGCACACGCTGTCGAGGGGTTTTGCATTGTAAGAGCCTGGCGATGACCTACTTTCACACGGGTAATCCGCACTATCATCGGCGCGGAGTCGTTTCACGGACCTGTTCGGGATGGGAAGGGGTGGTTCCAACTCGCTATGGTCACCAGGCATAAGGGGTTGTGGCGCTGACAGGTGGGTCAGCGTCACCAATTCGGGATGTAGTCTTTGTAGTCTTCGGGTTGTGCTGTATCGGCACAAGGCGATTTTCCACTCACCAGGCTAAAACACACTGGTTATAGGATCAAGCCTTACGGGCAATTAGTACTGGTTAGCTTAACGCATTACTGCGCTTCCACACCCAGCCTATCAACGTCCTGGTCTCGAACGACCCTTCAAGGCGGTCAAGCCGCCAGGGAATCCTCATCTTCAGGCGAGTTTCCCGCTTAGATGCTTTCAGCGGTTATCTCTTCCGTACATAGCTACCCTGCGATGCCTCTGGCGAGACAACAGGTACACCAGCGGTACGTCCACTCCGGTCCTCTCGTACTAGGAGCAGCCCCCGTCAAGATTCCAACGCCCACGGCAGATAGGGACCAAACTGTCTCACGACGTTTTAAACCCAGCTCACGTACCTCTTTAAATGGCGAACAGCCATACCCTTGGGACCGGCTACAGCCCCAGGATGAGATGAGCCGACATCGAGGTGCCAAACACCGCCGTCGATATGAACTCTTGGGCGGTATCAGCCTGTTATCCCCAGAGTACCTTTTATCCGTTGAGCGATGGCCCTTCCATTCAGAACCACCGGATCACTATGTCCTGCTTTCGCACCTGCTCGACTTGTCGGTCTCGCAGTTAAGCACGCTTTTGCCATTGCACTTTAGGTACGATGTCCGACCGTACCAAGCGTACCTTCGAACTCCTCCGTTACACTTTGGGAGGAGACCGCCCCAGTCAAACTGCCTACCATGCACTGTCCCCGACCCGGATTCACGGGCCAAGGTTAGAACCTCAAACAAACCAGGGTGGTATTTCAAGGACGGCTCCACGTGAACTAGCGTCCACGCTTCAAAGCCTCCCACCTATCCTACACAGATCGGTTCAAAGTCCAATGCAAAGCTACAGTAAAGGTTCATGGGGTCTTTCCGTCTAGCCGCGGGGAGATTGCATCATCACAAACACTTCAACTTCGCTGAGTCTCGGGAGGAGACAGTGTGGCCATCGTTACGCCATTCGTGCAGGTCGGAACTTACCCGACAAGGAATTTCGCTACCTTAGGACCGTTATAGTTACGGCCGCCGTTTACCGGGACTTCAATCAAGAGCTTGCACCCCATCATTTAATCTTCCGGCACCGGGCAGGCGTCACACCCTATACGTCCACTTTCGTGTTTGCAGAGTGCTGTGTTTTTATTAAACAGTCGCAGCCACCATTTTATTGCAACCCCTTCACCCTTCTGGCGCAGGCCAGTCAAGCTACCAGGGCGTACCTTATCCCGAAGTTACGGTACCAATTTGCCGAGTTCCTTCTCCCGAGTTCTCTCAAGCGCCTTAGAATACTCATCTCGCCCACCTGTGTCGGTTTGCGGTACGGTCTCGTATGACTGAAGCTTAGAGGCTTTTCTTGGAACCACTTCCAATTGCTTCGCAGCATAAAGCCGCTCGCCCCATAGCCTTGAATTGCGCGCCCGGATTTGCCTAAGCGCCTTCTCCACTACAGGGACCGGGACTTCCAACACCCGGACAACCTTCCGCGATCCGTCCCCCCATCGCATCATACGACGGTGCAGGAATATTAACCTGCTTCCCATCAGCTACGCATCTCTGCCTCGCCTTAGGGGCCGACTCACCCTACGCCGATGAACGTTGCGTAGGAAACCTTGGGCTTACGGCGAGGGGGCCTTTCACCCCCTTTATCGCTACTCATGTCAGCATTCGCACTTCCGATACCTCCAGCATCCTTTACAAGACACCTTCACAGGCTTACGGAACGCTCTCCTACCACGCACATTGCTGTGCGTCCGCAGCTTCGGTGACTGGCTTAGCCCCGTTACATCTTCCGCGCAGGACGACTCGATCAGTGAGCTATTACGCTTTCTTTAAAGGGTGGCTGCTTCTAAGCCAACCTCCTGACTGTTTTAGCCTTCCCACTTCGTTTCCCACTTAGCCAATCTTGGGGACCTTAGCTGGCGGTCTGGGTTGTTTCCCTCTTGACACCGGACGTTAGCACCCGATGTCTGTCTCCCGTGATTGCACTCTTCGGTATTCGGAGTTTGCTATGGCGGGGTAATCAGCAATAGACCCCCCAACCATGACAGTGCTCTACCCCCGAAGGTGACACACGAGGCACTACCTAAATAGTTTTCGGAGAGAACCAGCTATTTCCAGATTTGTTTAGCCTTTCACCCCTATCCACAGCTCATCCCCTAACTTTTCAACGTTAGTGGGTTCGGTCCTCCAGTACGTGTTACCGCACCTTCAACCTGGCCATGGATAGATCATCTGGTTTCGGGTCTACACCCAGCGACTGGACGCCCTGTTCGGACTCGCTTTCGCTACGCCTGCCCTAATCGGTTAAGCTCGCCACTGAATGTAAGTCGCTGACCCATTATACAAAAGGTACGCCGTCACCCGTTTCCAGGCTCCGACTGTTTGTATGCATGCGGTTTCAGGATCTATTTCACTCCCCTCCCGGGGTTCTTTTCGCCTTTCCCTCACGGTACTGGTTCACTATCGGTCGATCACGAGTATTTAGCCTTGGAGGATGGTCCCCCCATCTTCAGACAGGATTTCACGTGTCCCGCCCTACTTGTCGCACACCTAGTTCCACAACGCTGTTTTCGCATACAGGGCTATCACCTGCTATGGCCGGGCTTTCCATCCCGTTCTGCTAACAACACTGCTAAAGAGTACAAGGCTCTTCCCATTTCGTTCGCCACTACTTTGGGAATCTCGGTTGATTTCTGTTCCTGCAGCTACTTAGATGTTTCAGTTCGCCGCGTTCGCTTCGCTGACCTATGTATTCAGCCAGCGATGACCCATACGGGCCGGGTTTCCCCATTCGGACATCTCCGGATCAAAGCTCGTTTGCCAGCTCCCCGAAGCTTTTCGCAGGCTACCGCGTCCTTCATCGCCTGTGATCGCCAAGGCATCCACCACATGCACTTGTTCGCTTGACCCTATAACGAGTGTGTCTCAGTGAGACCTTCGCTACAGGTGAGTTCTCGCATTTGTGCCGTATTCCAAGTCATCTTTCGATCACTTAAATACTTTGGTTGATACAATCACAACCCGGTATCGCGTTGGTACTGCAGCGTCTCATCAACGCTCGCGCGACACCTTTACTACATCCCATATTGTTAAAGAACAGCCGATCTTGCGATCGCTTGGCAATGCCAAAGGGAAGCACTCAGTGAATGCTTTCCTTTGACCACCAAATCCAGGGTATCCGTGCTCACTCGGCAGAGTGATGGTGGAGGATGACGGGATCGAACCGACGACCCCCTGCTTGCAAAGCAGGTGCTCTCCCAGCTGAGCTAATCCCCCTCGGATAACTTGGTGGGTCTGGTAGGACTTGAACCTACGACCCCCGCCTTATCAAGACGGTGCTCTAACCACCTGAGCTACAGACCCTTGGCTGTAACAGCAAACAAACCGATAAGTGTGGACACTGGACACGCAGAACGCGCGCCTCTGGAAAGGAGGTGATCCAGCCGCACCTTCCGATACGGCTACCTTGTTACGACTTCACCCCAGTCATGAACCCTGCCGTGGTAATCGCCCTCCTTGCGGTTAGGCTAACTACTTCTGGCAAAACCCACTCCCATGGTGTGACGGGCGGTGTGTACAAGACCCGGGAACGTATTCACCGCGGCATGCTGATCCGCGATTACTAGCGATTCCAGCTTCACGTAGTCGAGTTGCAGACTACGATCCGGACTACGATGCGTTTTCTGGGATTAGCTCCCCCTCGCGGGTTGGCAACCCTCTGTACGCACCATTGTATGACGTGTGAAGCCCTACCCATAAGGGCCATGAGGACTTGACGTCATCCCCACCTTCCTCCGGTTTGTCACCGGCAGTCTCTCTAGAGTGCTCTTGCGTAGCAACTAGAGACAAGGGTTGCGCTCGTTGCGGGACTTAACCCAACATCTCACGACACGAGCTGACGACAGCCATGCAGCACCTGTGTCCACTTTCCCTTTCGGGCACCTAATGCATCTCTGCTTCGTTAGTGGCATGTCAAGGGTAGGTAAGGTTTTTCGCGTTGCATCGAATTAATCCACATCATCCACCGCTTGTGCGGGTCCCCGTCAATTCCTTTGAGTTTTAATCTTGCGACCGTACTCCCCAGGCGGTCAACTTCACGCGTTAGCTACGTTACTGAAGAAATGAATCCCCAACAACTAGTTGACATCGTTTAGGGCGTGGACTACCAGGGTATCTAATCCTGTTTGCTCCCCACGCTTTCGTGCATGAGCGTCAGTCACGTCCCAGGGGGCTGCCTTCGCCATCGGTATTCCTCCACATCTCTACGCATTTCACTGCTACACGTGGAATTCTACCCCCCTCTGACGCACTCTAGCCTGACAGTCACAAGCGCCATTCCCAGGTTAAGCCCGGGGATTTCACGCCTGTCTTATCAAACCGCCTGCGCACGCTTTACGCCCAGTAATTCCGATTAACGCTCGCACCCTACGTATTACCGCGGCTGCTGGCACGTAGTTAGCCGGTGCTTATTCTTCCGGTACCGTCATCCCCCCGAGGTATTAACCCAGAGGATTTCTTTCCGGACAAAAGTGCTTTACAACCCGAAGGCCTTCTTCACACACGCGGCATTGCTGGATCAGGGTTGCCCCCATTGTCCAAAATTCCCCACTGCTGCCTCCCGTAGGAGTCTGGGCCGTGTCTCAGTCCCAGTGTGGCTGATCGTCCTCTCAGACCAGCTACTGATCGTCGCCTTGGTGGGCCTTTACCCCACCAACTAGCTAATCAGACATCGGCCGCTCCTATCGCGCGAGGCCTTACGGTCCCCCGCTTTCACCCTCAGGTCGTATGCGGTATTAGCTAATCTTTCGACTAGTTATCCCCCACGACAGGGCACGTTCCGATGTATTACTCACCCGTTCGCCACTCGCCGCCAGGCCGAAGCCCGCGCTGCCGTTCGACTTGCATGTGTAAGGCATGCCGCCAGCGTTCAATCTGAGCCAGGATCAAACTCTTCAGTTCAATCTCTGTGTGGACCTTCGGTTTCCCTACGGTCCTCGCTCTTTCGAGCGGTCGCTCACTCTCAGAAAACTGACTGACCAGATCCGAAAATCCAGTCACGTTTTGCTGTGCGAGCACTGATAACTTTTGAAGCTCCGAAGTCCGAAGACCTCGTGCGTCCGCTACCCAGCGCCCACACTTATCGGTTGTTTGATTGTTAAAGAACTTCGCTGCCGGCTTTGCCGTTCAGCGCGCTGCGTTGTCAGCAGCAGAGAAGGAAGATTATGCAGAACTTTCTTCGCTTCGTCAACCCGGGTCAGCAATCTTTTTTGCTTCGGTTCGCTGCGCCAACTGCGCGCTGCCAAACCACCCGATCGACCCGCAACCCTTGCTGCGCCTGCCTTGCAGCGCCGCGTTGTGTTGCGAGGGGGCGAATAGTAGGCTGATTTTCCGGAGGTTGCAACACCTTTGTCATATCCGCATTGCAACCTTTATCGCCCTACGCGTGCAACCCATTGATCAACAAGGGAATACCGGGTTTTCCCCAGTAACGGAGGAATGAATATCCTTCTGAATTCCTCGGGTATTCCCCTATCAAGTTATCAGCGATGCTTGAAATTCGGGCTGCGCTTCTCGACGAAGGCGGCCATCCCTTCCTTCTGGTCTTCGCTGGCAAAGGTCGAATGGAATAACCGGCGTTCGAAGCGAACACCTTCCGCGAGCGTAGTTTCGTACGCCGCATTGATCGACTCCTTGATCATCATGACCACCGGCAACGAGAAGCCGGCAATCGCTTCCGCCGCCGACAGCGCCTCGTCCATGAGCTTGTCCGCCGGCACCACGCGCGACACCAGACCGGCACGTTCGGCTTCAGCGGCATCCATCATGCGCGCGGTCAGGCACAGGTCCATGGCCTTTGCCTTGGACACCGCGCGCGGCATGCGCTGCGTGCCACCAGCACCGGGCATGGTGCCGAGCTTGACTTCCGGCTGGCCAAATCGCGCATTTTCGGCCGCAATGATGACGTCGCACATCATGGCGAGTTCGGAGCCGCCACCGAGCGCGTAGCCCGCCACGGCCGCAATGATCGGCTTGCGGATGGTGCGGATGGTTTCCCAGTTGCGGGTGATGTAGTCGCCCTTGTACACATCCATGAACGAGTACTGGGCCATCATGCCGATGTCCGCGCCGGCGGCGAAAGCCTTCTCGCTTCCGGTGATAACGATGGCACCGATGCCTTCATCCTTGTCGAAAGCCGTCAGCGCGGCGCCCAGTTCATCCATCAGCGCGTCATTGAGCGCGTTCAGTGCCTTCGGGCGGTTCAGCGTGACCAGGCCGACGCGGCCACGCGTTTCCACCAGGATGTTTTCGTATGACATGTCTTCTCCTTTATCTGCAAACGAATCAAATGCTGGTCTGGTCGCAAGTCTGCCACGTTAGCCGCTTGTGTTGGGGCGGATTGCGCTGCCCGACGGAGAGCCTCCCGGCTCGCAATCAGTTCGTACGAAGCGCTGACGACCTGGCCCACCTGCACGTCCTCTATCCGCGTGCCTGCCAATGGCTTGACGATACGCATGTCTCCGCTATCGCCCGCCGGGCCGGTCACATGCGACAGCGTCGGCCCGAAGATCGCAATGACTGGGGTGCGGAATGCCGCCGCAACGTGTGTAGGCCCGGTATCCGTACCAATCAATAGATCCGAGTCGGCGATAAGCGCCATCATTTCGGGCAAGGAGGTTTTCCCGCAGAGATTGACGACGCCAGGAAACCTCCCCGCAATCTGCGCGACATGCTTGGCTTCCGCGGGCGTTCCGATCAGCAGGGGTTGATGATGGGGAAAGAACCTCGACCAACCCTCCAGTAACCCGACCCATCGCTCCACCGGCCAGAGACGCGCATTCGCCCGGTTGTGATAGAACGAACTGTTTCCCGTATGCAGGCAGATAAAAGGCGCTTCAAGGCCAAAGCGCATGCGGATATCGATATCCGGTCTTCTCAGGGAGGGCATCGCGCGACGGGCGATATGGTCCGGGATGCAATAGGCCAGCAGCCGTTGAATTACTGTCGTTCTGTGGGTGTCCGGCGGATCCACTTCCTGGCGCACCTTATAGACCTTGACCTTGTGGGCAGTCGGGAAGAACCAGCTCAGGCTTGGAAAAAAGTCCGTCCGGTTGATGGTCAGGTCCAGTATCAGGTGATACGGATAGCGAAGCAGCGCCCGGGAGAGTATCAGCCACTTGTACGGGTTCACCAGCAACGGAAGCCTGGGGCCGCCGCGCAAGATGAGGACGCGAGAGATGCGCGGGTCGTCCCTGAACAAGTCGCCAGACCGGTGCTTCAGCAGCAGGTCGATCTCAATATCGTTCCGATAGGTTTCGCGCAAGGCATCGATGGATGCGCTCGCCCACACGACATCGCCCAGGCCGCCAATGCAAACAACCAGTGCCCGCTGCCTTGATTTCCCTTCAGCCAATTTCGTTTTTTGCAACATTGACTCTCCAGCTGCCGCGATCCTGTAGGACGAGGTATTGGCTAGCCCATCGCCGCGAAAAGAGGCGTCGAGCCTGCCTGATCCTTGTTCGGATATAAAGACAAATAAAAAGCTATCTTTGTTGCCTTCAAATGACTTGGGTCATCCTCAGCGGGAAAAATGATAGCCATAAGTCATATTCAACTCCACGGGCAGCGCAGCCCGCCTTCAAACATAGGCGACGAGAAGGGATGGGAAAACGTTCGCACCCCGGTGGCGGCTTCGGCGGAGCCGGGGCCGGAGCCGCCAAGTCAGCCGCGCAACAATAAGGGCGCCAGTGGCGCCCTTATTGAATACATAGCGCAGAGGGGCTCCTTCCCCTGATACGCGCCATCGCAAGATGTTCGATCTCCTGCGGTGGCCGACCACAGGATCAGAGCATGTGCGCCAGGAATTCCCGGGTACGCGCATGGGCCGGTGCCCCAAACACCCGCTCGGGCGACCCTTCCTCGAGAATCCTGCCCTCATCCATGAACACGACATGATTGGCGACCTCACGAGCAAAGCCCATCTCATGCGTGACGACCAGCATGGTCATGTGCTCCTCAGCCAACTGCCGCATGGTCCGCAAGACTTCACCGGTCAGTTCCGGATCTAGCGCGGAAGTCGGCTCATCGAACAGCATGATGTCGGGTTCCATCGCCAGGGCGCGCGCGATCGCCACCCGTTGCTTCTGCCCGCCGGACAGCCGCGCGGGATAGTTGTCCCGCTTGGCCAGCAGCCCAACCTTGCGCAGCAACTCCTCCGCCCTGGGCACCGCGGCATCGCGCGACAAGCCCTTGACGGTCATCGGCGCTTCGATGATGTTCTGCAGCACCGTCATGTGCGGGAACAGGTTGAACGACTGGAACACCATGCCCATCTTGCGGCAGATTCGGCGTACTTCCGCGTCCGGCACGTACCTGGCGGCGCCGTCGGGCCCCGTGCTTGCCAACGCCTCGCCGTCGATTTCGATGGTGCCGCGGTCAATCACCTCGAGGTGATTGAGGCAGCGCAGCAAGGTACTCTTGCCCGAGCCCGAAGGCCCGATCACCGCCGTGACATCGCCCTTGCGCAAGGTCAGGGAGACGCCGTGCAGGACCTGCAGCGGCCCGAATGCCTTGACGATGTCCCGCGCAGCGACCATGACGCCGGGCGCGCGATCGGATCTGGCTGCGACCGGGTCAGTCATCATGTTTGGCATGGCGTTTCTCGAGGTGCTGGAAGAACCAGGTCAGGATCAGCGTCATCACCAGATAGAAGAGCGCGGCGACCAGGAAAGGCGTGGTGGTGAAATCGCGCTGGACGATGCCGCGCGCGGTGCGAAGAATATCGTTGAGCGCCAGCACGTAGATCAGGGACGTGTCCTTGATCAGCGTGATGGTCTCGTTGCTGACCGGCGGCAGGACGCGGCTGACCATCTGCGGCAGCACGACGCGCCGCATGGTCTGGAAGTAGTTCATGCCCAGCGCCTTGCTGGCTTCGTACTGGCCGCGATCGACCGACTTGATCCCGGCGCGGAAGATTTCCGCGAAATAAGCCGCGTAGTTCAGCGCGAACGCGACCACCGCCGCGGGAAAGTCCGGCAGGCGCACGCCGACGACCGGCACGAACGGCAGCGCGAAATAGATGAACAGCATCTGCAGCATCAGCGGCGTACCGCGCATCAGCCAGATGTAGCCGTTGACAAGGCCGCTCAGCAGCGGCCATTTCGAGATGCGCGCCAGCGCCAGCCCCAGCCCCAGCGGTACCGAGAGAGCGAGCGTAATGACGAACAGTGTGAGGGTGACTTTGGCACCCTGCGCCAATGGCGGCAGAAGGGATAAGACGTAATCCATGCTTGCGCGGATGGAATGGATTCGGGGTCGGGGCCACAGCCCGGACCCCGAGAAGGCGCGACGCCGCGCCCATGCAGGGCCGGACGTCGCGAAAGGCCGGGCTTACTTGGTGATATCGGCGCCGAACCACTTCGTGGCGATGCGCGCGGCCGTGCCGTCTTCCTTCATCGAACCCAGGGTCTTGTCGAGCTTGCCGAGCAATTCGGCGTCGTCCTTGCGCACGCCAACGCCATAGTCTTCGGTGCCGAAGTTCTCGTCCAGCACGCGGTATTCGCCGGCGCGCTTGCTGATGAGGTAGCGGCCCACCACTTCATCCACCACGATCGCATCGAGGCGGCCGGCCGACAGGTCCATCAAGGCCGTCACGTTATCGCCAAAGGTCTTGAGTTCCTTCAGGCTGGCGGCGACTTGCGCTTCCTTCTTGATGGCGTCCACCGCGCTGCTGCCATCCTGCGCGCCGACGATGCGGCCGGCCAGCTCGGCCTTGGTCTTCACCGGGGACTTGGCGCCGACGATGACGATCTGGTGGTTCGTCATATAAGGGGCGGTGAAGCTGATGTTCTGCTTGCGCTCTTCCGTGATGGTCAGGCCGTTCCACAGGACATCCACGCGCTTGCCGTTGAGCTCGGCTTCCTTGGCGCTCCAGTCGATCGGCTTGAATTCCACCGTCATGCCGAGGCGCTGGCTCGCTTCCTTGGCCATGTCGATATCAAAGCCGACGAGCTCGTTGCTGCTGTCGCGAAAACCCATCGGCGGGAAGTTGTCGTCGAGGCCGACGATGATCTTGCTGGCGGCCGCGGGCGCCGGTTCCGTGCCGGCGGCGGGGGCCGGTTCCTTCTTGCCGCATGCCCCAAGCAGCGCGACGGTCGAAATCAGGAGGAGTGCGGCGAACTTCTTCATGGAGGTATCCATTGCAAATAGACAGGCACGCCGGTGTCCGGATAGGGAGATCGACGGGCTTCAGGTTATTGTGAGCAGCGCGATTATAGAGCGTCGCCCGGCGCCGGCATTGCGAAGGGCGCCGACAATCGCGCAAACCATCACGGCCGACCACCGGTAAGGCACTGGGGACCCGCCGCTTTCCCGAGAGCAGGACCGACGATTCCGGCGCAAGCGGGAACTGAAAGGGCCGGCTGCAGCGGCAACGATGCCTTTGTCGCGGGTGGACCACCTGTCGCGCGCCAATCTGACCCAGAATGTAACTGATGAAAAATCAAGGGGTTGCAGACGCTCTCGCCAGTTGTATCGAAGGCGATTCTGCCATTCAACCCTAGATTCGGCGCAGATTGTGCCACTTAGCTCGAGAGCGCACAAAAAGGCACTTTATCTCCTCATTACCCGCAGGAGTACCATGGCTGTTCGCTGATCGGGCCCGGGTTGCGGAACATGACCTTTGCCCCGCGAGTCGAGAATTCCTACCCCACCGCGGACAAAGCCCAACTATTCGGGCATCTGCTTTAGCACCGCCATGCGGACGGCCCACGAGCGCGGTTCCACGCCAAGCCCCCTCATGATTGGTCGGCAGTGTCCCAATGTGGGCTTCTGGAACATAGCGGCGACTTAATAGTCGTTGCACTGTCATAGCGTCAGGCGGCGTGCGCCAAAACTTGCCGCTTCGCCAAGCTATGCGTGGCGATCCCCAGATTTCGTACTGCTCAGTAGTGCCTTCAGAATGAAACCCGCTACGAACGCGCCGCTTGCAAAGATTGCTGCTGCGCGGAGAGCCTCGATCGCTGCTGACGAAGTTCCATATGCCCACTCGTGAACCGCCCATGCGGAAGCCGTACCCGCCGCAGTGCTGCCGAAAAAATAGATCGTTCGGGGCACCTCCTGCAATACTTCCGACGACAAACGTCCCAAAGCATTCGTATGAGCAATACCAGCGATGAGGGAAAGTAATCCGAGCATTACAACGACGCCTAGAAGCGTGAACCAAAACTCGGCAAGTAGATGATTGCCCAGTTTCGCTTCAGTATAAGCGTTAAGCAACTCGCGGCTTTCGAGGAAGTGCGATAAGAAGACGGCGACAAGAAAGAAGACTGCCATTTGAGCCAAAAATACTCCAAACTCCAGTGCGGCCAATTTTAGTAACTTTTCAATCTTCTGATTCATATGTAGTTGTGAGTGAGGTTTTATGGCGCTTCCGTGAAACTTCGCGGCACCAATAACTTAGAATTCGCGTTGACTATAAAGTATCTGAATATGCCTTGCTTGTTAGCACAGTGCAAGCGCCTCCTCCAATCATTGATCTGGGAATTGGGCCATCCATAACCTTCTAGAGGTTGGCGGCCGATCCAGCTTTATCGGCAACCAAGAGAAGGAATTAACGCTAGAACTGCACCCATCCAAAGGGGTAGGCGATTGAAATGGCGGAGTTGTCGGCCACCAATGCATTGTTGAGACGACTTGAATGCTGCCCAAGACGGAACGACCACCGCTAACACACACGCCAAAATACATCAATAAGCCATGGCAAACGACCACGAGTTCAAGAGCGAGAAGGTCCTGGTGAAGGTGGTGCGGCGTCATTGGCGTATCCGCTGGCGTCCGTGATGCCGGTCAACTGCAAGCCGGTGGAGACGAACACGATGGCGGCGCCCCAGATGGTTTTGCTCGCAATGGATTGGCTTGCCTCACGCAGACACGGTGACAACGAACATGCGCGTGAACCAGCCGCGCCCGTTACGGGGGAAGTTGGCGCGACATGCATGGGAAGGCGCGCATCATCATGAAACGCGCGCGGGCTTCCTTGCTCGCTATTACGGCGGCGCCGACAGTCTTCGGGCCATGACGCCGTCGACTGCCACGCCGAGCGCGCGCTGAAGCATTTGCTGTCGGTTGGCTCTGATTGACGGCGTAGTCGAAGACGAACAGCGACAGCGGTCACGGCATCCGGTAGCAAGAGCACACGCGCCATTGATCGGCCAGGTAGATCGCGCGGACGTCGTCCAGGGTAAGCGAAGGGACGTCGAAGTGAGGATAAGCACGTTTGCTGATGCCGTACTTGGTTTCGCCACCGCAAATCATTCACTTCGGCCCGTGACCATATGTACGGTCGCTGGTACTCGGGAATCCGGAACCACATCTCGAGAAAATATGCTCCATCCTCGGCACCGTGCTGTCCATCGTGGGCGTGACTGAGTCGAGGCCGATTGGATCGCCCCGCAAACTGTTCAGCCAGCGGTACAATTCCGGCCATCACACAATAACGATGAGCCGGAAGAGGTAAAGAGTGCTGCTTGAAAAAATTCGCATTAAGAACTTCAGGTCGTTGAGAGACTTCACTATTGACACAAAGGCCCTGACCGTACTGGTGGGAAGCAATGACGAAGGAAAGTCCAACGTCCTGCGAGCTCTTGACCTCTTTTTCAATCATGATCGCGACGGAGATCATCAGCTTTCCTGGGGGCGCGATTATTGTGCATTTGCC
Encoded proteins:
- a CDS encoding amino acid ABC transporter permease, translating into MDYVLSLLPPLAQGAKVTLTLFVITLALSVPLGLGLALARISKWPLLSGLVNGYIWLMRGTPLMLQMLFIYFALPFVPVVGVRLPDFPAAVVAFALNYAAYFAEIFRAGIKSVDRGQYEASKALGMNYFQTMRRVVLPQMVSRVLPPVSNETITLIKDTSLIYVLALNDILRTARGIVQRDFTTTPFLVAALFYLVMTLILTWFFQHLEKRHAKHDD
- a CDS encoding amino acid ABC transporter ATP-binding protein: MVAARDIVKAFGPLQVLHGVSLTLRKGDVTAVIGPSGSGKSTLLRCLNHLEVIDRGTIEIDGEALASTGPDGAARYVPDAEVRRICRKMGMVFQSFNLFPHMTVLQNIIEAPMTVKGLSRDAAVPRAEELLRKVGLLAKRDNYPARLSGGQKQRVAIARALAMEPDIMLFDEPTSALDPELTGEVLRTMRQLAEEHMTMLVVTHEMGFAREVANHVVFMDEGRILEEGSPERVFGAPAHARTREFLAHML
- a CDS encoding amino acid ABC transporter substrate-binding protein, whose product is MKKFAALLLISTVALLGACGKKEPAPAAGTEPAPAAASKIIVGLDDNFPPMGFRDSSNELVGFDIDMAKEASQRLGMTVEFKPIDWSAKEAELNGKRVDVLWNGLTITEERKQNISFTAPYMTNHQIVIVGAKSPVKTKAELAGRIVGAQDGSSAVDAIKKEAQVAASLKELKTFGDNVTALMDLSAGRLDAIVVDEVVGRYLISKRAGEYRVLDENFGTEDYGVGVRKDDAELLGKLDKTLGSMKEDGTAARIATKWFGADITK
- a CDS encoding enoyl-CoA hydratase encodes the protein MSYENILVETRGRVGLVTLNRPKALNALNDALMDELGAALTAFDKDEGIGAIVITGSEKAFAAGADIGMMAQYSFMDVYKGDYITRNWETIRTIRKPIIAAVAGYALGGGSELAMMCDVIIAAENARFGQPEVKLGTMPGAGGTQRMPRAVSKAKAMDLCLTARMMDAAEAERAGLVSRVVPADKLMDEALSAAEAIAGFSLPVVMMIKESINAAYETTLAEGVRFERRLFHSTFASEDQKEGMAAFVEKRSPNFKHR
- a CDS encoding glycosyltransferase family 9 protein — protein: MLQKTKLAEGKSRQRALVVCIGGLGDVVWASASIDALRETYRNDIEIDLLLKHRSGDLFRDDPRISRVLILRGGPRLPLLVNPYKWLILSRALLRYPYHLILDLTINRTDFFPSLSWFFPTAHKVKVYKVRQEVDPPDTHRTTVIQRLLAYCIPDHIARRAMPSLRRPDIDIRMRFGLEAPFICLHTGNSSFYHNRANARLWPVERWVGLLEGWSRFFPHHQPLLIGTPAEAKHVAQIAGRFPGVVNLCGKTSLPEMMALIADSDLLIGTDTGPTHVAAAFRTPVIAIFGPTLSHVTGPAGDSGDMRIVKPLAGTRIEDVQVGQVVSASYELIASREALRRAAQSAPTQAANVADLRPDQHLIRLQIKEKTCHTKTSWWKRVAASAWSR
- a CDS encoding DUF3047 domain-containing protein — protein: MAARTYRLVLTGVAVALTLAGCASTQVSPPADPASMAAVSAIDCKVFAARVAPDANSAADAPMSDPMAAANQQAVEAEAGDDGDAVPPPPLANLPRFSSASLRSPLPVGWQPWTINRNKTPTRYTLAEVEQRVVVHAQADSSASGLYVPLRDRDAGMLRWTWKTNGVIRNADNGQGQREDSPLRLFVAFDGDKGSLSLKDQLMYEMARLTTGREMPYATLMYIWGGKRPEGTVLSNPHTDRVRMIVVDSGAKHANEWRCHERDLRADYRKAFGTDPGRVIAVGIMTDTDNTRSKAESWYGDIALD